The Phyllopteryx taeniolatus isolate TA_2022b chromosome 13, UOR_Ptae_1.2, whole genome shotgun sequence nucleotide sequence CCCAATCACGGCAGTTATGAAACGTCTAATTCAGGCGGCTTCTCCtctttttgttgacttggtCTGCTTCTGTGTATTTACCACGGAGCCTCACTCCATGCTCTGTGGTTGCGGTGAGTTTCCACGAGCCTACAGGTTTAGTGGGTTCTcctaatacaaataaatatcaacTGCATTCACATACGTCTCTGAGACGGTGACAGCAAATTGTTGGAAATCTAACTCGACTGTCAAGCAGCCAAGCTTAGGATACAATTGCTTATTTGTTGTCCCATCTACACCACCCACAGAAAGTCGGGGATATTCGACGTTTGGATCAAATTTAAGGATAATCCTCAAaaaggtgaacttaatttgatctCTAAACCTCTGAATGCACGTCCACATattctttgtttaatgtttcaatactttttgctGTTCAAGGAGCTGGATCGCAACATTCACAACAAGTGTTTGATCCGTCAATTGACCAATGCATTTCCAAAGACATGCACTTctctgcctttctgtgactctccccatcgctctctctctctctgttgcaacctgctgattcAACTCTGGCACTCATAGCTCAGCGGCCACTTCTTATTGAGAAGATCCTGTTTTGGAGCCTCAAAATGGCAGGATTCGGTTGCTCAATTGTTAGGTGTCTTGGTCTCgggatgtcaaaatgtgaacaggaTGATGAGCGCACTGTTTGAATACCACTTCAGAGAGATTCCTATTGGCGGATTCATGGGTCAAACACCTCTTGTAAATTGTGCTGTTCAACTCCTTGTTAGGGGAAAGTTGTGTataaacaactgaaacaaacagttcaaattaagttcacctgttaaggttatagtgcattgaGGACCATCCTTAAATTTCATTGGAAAGCCCAATACCAGCCCAatccctaacttttttttttccaaatattgtaTGTTATGTTAAATTAAAAGGACTTTGCCTTGTGCCCACCCCTCCAGAAGACACTGGAGATGCTGGCAAAGATAAATGCAGCCAAAATGGTGGCACAAAAAGAAGAGCTAacccatttgaaagaaaaagtagCTTCTCTGGAGCAGATTGTGGAACATAAAAGGGAGGAACAAGAGTGTCGTCAGGAGAAGATGTTGCTCGGTTCCCAGGCCGCCGAGGCAGAGTTAGAGAAGCTTCAGTGGGTGCTCTCTATGCGGGAGAACGAACTGAAGCAGATCAAGAGGCTAGCTAGCGGCATCATGGAGCAGCGCACCGAGCTGGAGCGCTTCTTCTATGAGGCACTGGCTCAGGTGAAGGAGCAAATAGCGGCCAGAGGGCTGCAGTACAAGAAAGAGGCACAGCGGACTTATCAGTGGACACTCAAACAGGCCACAGCAGGAAGGATCAAGTTCCCACCCATCCGCACCTTCCAGAACACCAACTCGGTCTACTCGGACATTGAGAAGGCCGCAGAGTGGTATGTCATCATCCCATCGCTTCTGTGAGGTGATTTTTCATCACAAAACCTAACTTCTCTTTCAGGATGCATCAACCAGGAAGTCAAGTGGACATTTCAGACCTCACTTGGGAACAAAAGGAGCAAGTTCTCCGACTCCTGTTTGCTAAAATGAATAGTCAAAGGCCAAGGTAATATAAACTCTTAATTCTGTTACTGGTTGCTTATTCATCACGTGTAACCCTAACCCGAAAGGAAAAGTATGAACTCAGAGGAACAATGTGCAGCAGCTCATACACTAGCTCAGGCTGAACTTCTGGTGACTCCTCCctgcttttaatgtttttaacagTCATTTTCTCTGCTTAAGAGGATACCATAAAACATCAGTTAGGCCTTGACCAATTTTCCTTTCCATCCAGCTGCTTAAAaagagtaaaaaagaaaagagtctGGGCACAATagtaaaaatagaaacaaacatctGGTCACGTCAATGCGCTTTCAGGCTATTGGCTCCTCCTCACGTGAACTCTTAAGTTTATTTAGTCCTTTGAACATTTGTGGTGCGAGAGCAGCTGGAAACATGATTTGAGAGGGACTGTGTAGCCTATCTGGATGTACGGCTAGAGGCGATCCCATAAGCACAGAGTCCACTGGAATAACAGAACATCTCTAGGCTAGTGTGCATGGACGTCATGCGAAGAGACGTATAAAAGAGGGCAACGAGCTTGTGCTTCAACTGCAAATCTTCATTCCCCTGACAGGAGAGCCAACAATCTGGTGCCGTCCTCATCTGACAGTCATATCGCTGGGTCAGACACCAAATGAAATGTTCTGGAAATAAAAGTTgtatctcatccatccatccatccatccatctcatcCTTGCAATTACAAAGCCTGCGGATTTAGAGCCCCGCATTCCAGGTTGAGCTCCAAAGACGCTGTGCTGTGAGAACATGAGTGATGAAGCCGTTACATTTCTGCCTGTATAATGATCATGAATTCCTTTTGAATTAGAGAGGAGCCTGCACCCTGTCAACCTTCATTACTCAGGCGCCTGACTCTCCCCTACCcaccaacaccaactgcctggCGGAGAACCGCACCACATGATCTCTATGTAGCCTCGTTGTCCATCATCAAGCTTTTGATTGGTCGTCTCACATTTGGATGTATCCCACATTGTTAATACTAATGTGATGTGTGAGGTTTGTTTTCTCTCAACAGTATTTTGATCCCTTATTAAATGAAGTGTTGGACTTACCCTGACTGTTAATTCTTTAACTAAGATATTTTAGAGTCTGCATTCTATGTTTTTAAGTTTGTGGGAACAGTGTGGGAAAATCCCTTTTCACTCTACAGTGCTCAAAACAAATCCCTGACCCGAACCCCATTAAACACCGTTTGGAATGAGCTACAACAGAGATTGTGACTTTCTCTGGCCAAAATCAATGACCTCACAAAGGTtcagatggatgaatggacaaaaaaaattactcctttcctattttccatttgattacattttggacTCAGTGATACAtactctcatttttttttaaatacggtTGTACAAAGTACATATAGTATACAGTATCTGAAACGACTACGATAACATGACACATAGAAGGAGCAGAGCATTTGGGAGGCATCTTATGGAGTTACAGAAAGGGCACAAAAATATGTGGATAGGTGCAAATAGGTGTGTTTTTCCAGCAAACATTGTTAATTAGTTTTTAGTTAAGTTCTACAGAAAACAAATCTCCAGGTTACCTATTCACGAATGGTGAATCTGCAAAGGATCACTGAACACCAGTTTCGTATTTTCGGTTCCTGTAGGCGTAATGgtcaggtgtcccaatacttcttCTGTCAGCAGGTAGTAAAAGTATCGACTCGAGTGTGGTGATACATTTACAGAGTGCCTTAATACTCCTAGAATTCGTATATCGTCTACTGTTTATTAAGTACCATCGAGTCACTGAGCAGTCGTAATTTTTCCGAGATGTTTGCAGATCAAGTGGTCACTACGGGTTATCTAGCGGCCCATCGTTGGCATGGTAACCGCAGGACTCTTAAGTGTAGCATCCTCAGCTTTCCACTGGGAAGTGATGGTTTTGATCTGTGTGTAGAACTGGATGCCCTGGACACAAATAAATAAGTTTGAGTTTGTTTGCTTTCCAAGAtcagaaaacatttgtttgcataCTTGTTTTCCATAGAAGTTCATGTCGCCTCTGAAGGATCCTCTCGAACCAGTGAAGGAGAACATGGGCAGTGGCACAGGGATGGGAACATTGACTCCGACCTGCAAAGAAAACAGTGTTTTACTGACAATTCCATGTTTGGGAGGTTTATAAAAAATCCCCCTGGGGCCTAAATTGCAGGGACAAGCAACAGTACAAAGATAACTTGCGGTTTTGCAAACACAGTAAGCGGGAAGGGAAACATCTTTGTTACAAGTGTAAGAGAAACATGGCACGGTTGGTTCGAATGTTTGAGAAGGCTCAAATAGGTTTGGAAGCCATGGATTTTGGCAGAGACGACAGGgggcaaaatgtttgtttgttagagAAAAGCGGAGCATTCCCGGACATGTGAACAGCAAACACGGCACGACTGGGCTCCACGGGCAAATAAACAGGGTGAATCCTGGCCGTGCTCGGAATTCCTCCATCTTTAACGGAATACGTCGCCCTGTTTTGATTGGAAAACATCTGCTGTGGCTATTTGCAGATTTGAGTGATGGGGAATTGGAGTATGAACACGTGTGCCTTTTGGTCAGGGGCAAGCAAACAGCTATACTTGACATGGACAAGAATAATTTCTAATATAAAGGTGCTCCCTGTCTTAAGATATCACAGCACTGTGACAATACCACGCAAATGCGTCGCGCTTTAAAACGGAAAGCGTGTCGTGCATACTCACCTGGCCCACGTCCaccttgtgtgtgtatttgcgaGCCGTGGCGCCATTTGAAGTGAAGATGGCGGTGCCGTTGCCGTAGGGATTGGTGTTGACCAAATGGATGGCGTCATCTAAAGTGTCGGCCTCAAGGACAACTAGCACGGGTCCGAAAATCTCCTCAGTGTAACACTTCATCTGAGGCTGTGGTTGAGCAAAAGGTGGTTGTGACCATTTGGAACTCAAGCTAAC carries:
- the LOC133487370 gene encoding basal body-orientation factor 1-like isoform X7, with product MHRKKVIKVKKTKTRRGKKSGQREPKTDKEFALAQAKANIALWELKLRLTEETLAGYRESCGQLARANDQLSNKLAHMEREILDVSAHRQRQDAAKNDKVNVLHDMLKSQEGLALEQQNKLIRKSMEQAEEENRENCNKMEYRFFKEKAQLEREAEQMIAQVEEQAHHEAVLQLDDASRCVFKENVRLNETLKHHMKEAEELHKLVNSLTKKNTSLAMDKKTLEMLAKINAAKMVAQKEELTHLKEKVASLEQIVEHKREEQECRQEKMLLGSQAAEAELEKLQWVLSMRENELKQIKRLASGIMEQRTELERFFYEALAQVKEQIAARGLQYKKEAQRTYQWTLKQATAGRIKFPPIRTFQNTNSVYSDIEKAAEWMHQPGSQVDISDLTWEQKEQVLRLLFAKMNSQRPREEPAPCQPSLLRRLTLPYPPTPTAWRRTAPHDLYVASLSIIKLLIGRLTFGCIPHC
- the LOC133487370 gene encoding basal body-orientation factor 1-like isoform X5; the protein is MHRKKVIKVKKTKTRRGKKSGQREPKTDKEFALAQAKANIALWELKLRLTEETLAGYRESCGQLARANDQLSNKLAHMEREILDVSAHRQRQDAAKNDKVEHYTLEINEMKEVFRKRAGEFEMIQVGIRKIEEFQTRKAQKEQELRDIRKSMEQAEEENRENCNKMEYRFFKEKAQLEREAEQMIAQVEEQAHHEAVLQLDDASRCVFKENVRLNETLKHHMKEAEELHKLVNSLTKKNTSLAMDKKTLEMLAKINAAKMVAQKEELTHLKEKVASLEQIVEHKREEQECRQEKMLLGSQAAEAELEKLQWVLSMRENELKQIKRLASGIMEQRTELERFFYEALAQVKEQIAARGLQYKKEAQRTYQWTLKQATAGRIKFPPIRTFQNTNSVYSDIEKAAEWMHQPGSQVDISDLTWEQKEQVLRLLFAKMNSQRPREEPAPCQPSLLRRLTLPYPPTPTAWRRTAPHDLYVASLSIIKLLIGRLTFGCIPHC